From a region of the Pogona vitticeps strain Pit_001003342236 chromosome 7, PviZW2.1, whole genome shotgun sequence genome:
- the LOC110079237 gene encoding disintegrin and metalloproteinase domain-containing protein 10, with translation VSTGGREGTNPWQIQGPPVISLALRPASCGGEYHQITPCCRLGCVSRVFRLRLRRDASILARGFELITKGTSRPVDVSYLYSGDLEGQPGSFCHGSLLSGLFEGFIQTPNGTYYIESAGRLPTNAAPPGHSFIHHESDLGECCLAGHNRPLEMESGSMHVLDGSSWPERLWRDLESASLARETHERLQDFQQDLTTKLGNTPRHKRSLDYAKQSCLLHLKADYLFYQRFGSVEAVIAQIASYVKAVNAIYEGVEFDGIGMIDFKVKTVTVIEEDDQAAPPFIGPEMLLMLHSRSNWNRYCLSFLLTDRDYSGVLGIAFNGQPGDSGGICSKHRVFQGQEASLNTGLITLQKYGQLLPPRLVHITLAHELGHSLGAEHDESKACSHFALDTSDGKYLMFGYATDGGQFNNDKFSPCSRAYIAEILRQKKDLCFAETDRPICGNRIVDAGEECDVGNQGADPCCYGAAEPSGIRCRLKPGALCSPSQGVCCTHACIPRPRGHVCQEETDCASESICSGLEAKCPAPLPKANLTLCGMGSRVCLDGLCAGSLCIRHGLEPCDGASASPHKRCQLYCRQPGRAETCAGAGSPAWGQFFNGSDIPLIPGSPCGDKTGYCDHFHICRFVDEDGPIARVKNFILDLIEMEDVATWMKTHWWAVLLMVLTLAAMMAGTILLFGRTVDTQTEEKAMRESKKKGTSEQQPAQPPHFFYWEREEIYIQTMHEEYETII, from the exons GTATCTaccggggggagggagggaaccaaTCCCTGGCAGATACAGGGTCCTCCTGTAATCTCACTTGCCTTGAGGCCAGCATCTTGTGGTGGAGAGTACCATCAGATCACTCCATGTTGCCGTCTTGGCTGTGTTTCCAGAGTCTTCCGGCTGCGACTGCGGAGGGACGCAAGCATTTTGGCAAGAGGCTTTGAGCTCATCACGAAGGGGACCTCAAGGCCGGTGGATGTCTCCTACCTTTACTCCGGTGACCTGGAAG GGCAGCCAGGTTCGTTTTGCCATGGATCCCTCCTGAGTGGTCTTTTCGAAGGATTTATCCAGACACCAAATGGCACCTATTACATCGAATCTGCCGGGAGACTCCCCACCAATGCTGCCCCTCCGGGCCATTCCTTCATCCACCATGAGAGCGATTTAGGTGAATGTTGTCTTGCCGGGCATAACCGTCCTTTGGAAATGGAGAGTGGCTCCATGCACGTTCTTGATGGTTCTTCGTGGCCCGAACG ACTTTGGCGAGACCTCGAATCGGCGTCTCTGGCTCGGGAAACGCACGAGCGTCTTCAGGATTTCCAGCAGGACCTCACAACGAAG TTGGGCAACACCCCACGCCATAAAAGAAGCCTAGATTATGCCAAGCAATCTTGTCTGCTCCACTTAAAAGCCGATTATCTTTTCTACCAGAGGTTTGGCTCTGTGGAAGCTGTCATTGCCCAG ATTGCCAGCTATGTAAAAGCGGTGAATGCCATCTACGAAGGGGTGGAATTTGATGGAATTGGGATGATAGACTTCAAAGTAAAGACAGTTACA GTCATTGAAGAAGACGACCAGGCGGCCCCACCCTTCATCGGGCCCGAAATGCTCCTGATGCTTCATTCCAGGTCCAACTGGAACAGATACTGTCTGTCTTTCCTCTTGACAGACAGAGACTACAGCGGCGTCTTAGGGATTGCGTTTAATGGACAACCTG gCGACTCAGGCGGGATTTGCTCCAAGCATCGGGTCTTCCAGGGCCAAGAGGCATCCTTGAACACGGGTCTGATCACGCTGCAGAAATATGGGCAGCTCCTGCCGCCGAGATTGGTTCACATCACGCTGGCGCATGAGCTTGGGCACAGCCTGGGGGCTGAG cacgaTGAAAGCAAAGCATGTTCCCATTTCGCCCTCGACACCTCCGATGGGAAGTACCTGATGTTCGGCTACGCCACGGACGGCGGCCAGTTCAATAATGACAAATTCTCACCTTGCAGCCGGGCCTACATTGCCGAGatcctgaggcaaaagaaagaccTTTGTTTTGCTG AGACCGACCGCCCCATCTGTGGGAATCGGATCGTGGATGCGGGAGAGGAGTGCGATGTCGGAAACCAAGGTGCGGATCCCTGTTGCTACGGCGCCGCGGAGCCCAGTGGGATCCGGTGTCGGCTGAAGCCAGGAGCTCTATGCAG CCCCAGCCAGGGAGTTTGCTGCACTCACGCATGCATCCCCAGACCCCGGGGCCACGTTTGCCAAGAGGAGACCGACTGCGCTTCAGAAAGCATCTGCTCCGGCTTGGAGGCCAAATGCCCGGCACCCCTGCCAAAAGCCAACCTCACCCTCTGTGGGATGGGGTCCCGGGTGTGTTTGGACGGG CTCTGCGCGGGCTCCCTCTGCATCCGGCACGGATTGGAGCCGTGCGATGGGGCCTCAGCTTCCCCGCACAAGAGATGCCAGCTTTATTGCCGTCAGCCAG GACGGGCCGAAACCTGCGCCGGTGCAGGTTCTCCCGCCTGGGGCCAATTCTTCAACGGCTCGGACATCCCGCTCATCCCCGGCTCCCCGTGCGGCGACAAGACCGGCTACTGTGACCATTTCCACATCTGCCGTTTCGTGGACGAAGACGGGCCTATTGCCCGCGTGAAAAATTTCATCTTGGACCTCATTGAGATGGAAGACGTCGCCACGTGGATGAAG ACACATTGGTGGGCTGTGCTTCTAATGGTTTTGACCTTAGCAGCCATGATGGCTGGGACCATCCTTCTTTTCGGACGGACAGTCGATACCCAAACAG AGGAAAAGGCCATGAGGGAGTCCAAGAAAAAAGGAACTTCCGAGCAACAACCTGCACAGCCACCCCACTTTTTCTACTGGGAACGCGAGGAGATTTACATCCAAACGATGCATGAGGAATACGAGACCATAATCTAG
- the MICOS13 gene encoding MICOS complex subunit MIC13, with protein sequence MTPRVVPLVKFLAKGALAGGAVYVVYDQGLLRGGEQGAQALRKAKEALPPALEEWVAYFGWQLPAVPKTEFSLCNSWNSGVRTIIGALSAAPTRATEYTQYGWKYVKDLAK encoded by the exons ATGACGCCGCGCGTCGTCCCTCTGGTGAA GTTCCTGGCCAAAGGCGCCCTAGCTGGCGGCGCCGTCTACGTGGTTTATGACCAGGGGCTTCTCCGAGGGGGCGAGCAAGGGGCTCAGGCCCTCCGGAAGGCCAAAGAGGCGCTCCCCCCAGCCCTGGAGGAGTGGGTGGCCTATTTTGGCTGGCAG CTTCCAGCTGTTCCGAAAACTGAATTTTCTCTCTGCAATTCCTGGAACTCGG GGGTTCGGACCATCATCGGGGCGCTCTCGGCGGCCCCCACCCGGGCCACGGAGTACACTCAGTACGGCTGGAAGTATGTGAAGGATCTCGCCAAATGA